GCCGAGCCCGCCGACGTCTCGTCGCCGACGTAGAACGCAGGGTGATTCAAAATATTCTTGGCCTCCATCCGGATCTCCACGGAGTGGCGTTCGGTGACGCGCGTCAGCTTCTGGATGCCGCCATCGAAGGAGAAGGCCGTTGGGCCGGTGAAACGGCGCCGTTGCAACGCTCCGACAGAACCGGGGTCCGGATTGAAGAAGACCTGGCCGTTGAATTGGGCGCCATCGCCGGCCACGCCGCGCCCGTCGGGCCCGACGAAGCGCGCGTCGATAAACCGCGGGCCATCGCCTGTCATCGTGAAGCGCACCACGTCGTCCAGTTGGTGCGCGTTCAGGGTCGTGTTCACGGTATTCGAATTGGACCGTGTGCCGGAACGATTTAACGTTCCACGCGTTGAGAGGACAGAGAAGGGAGTGCCGGATTGCCAGCCGAGAAAACCAGAAACGCTCCAGCCGCCGGCGATGCGGCTCCAGGCGCCCGACGTCGCGAAACGGCGGCCCGCGCCGAAGGGAAGCTCGTAGATGAAGTTCGCCTTCCAGCTATGAGTCAGGTCGAAGGGAGCGCGTGCGCGTTCGATCTTTGAGTTGTTGAAATCGAGAAAGGGTTCGAACAACACCTGGCCGTCGCCGAGGGCGTCGCTGAGCACCTTGGAGAAGGTATAGCTGGTCTGAAACGAGATGCCGTTCCGAAGCCGGCGGCGGGCCTCTATCTGGAGCGAGTGGTAGGACGAGTTGGAGAAGTTGGTCATCACATTGGCGCCGTAGATGAACTCATTCCGGTAGAAGCTGAACGGCGCGAACCCGACCTGCGTGTAGATGTGCGCGAGCTGTGAGACCTCGCCGGTTTCGATGAGACCGGCGACGGCGCCGTTGGTAAGGAGCCCGCCGCCGACGAAGCTGTCGAACACGGGCGTCCGCTGGCTTCCCGGAATCGCGCTGTTGAAGCGAGGGTCGAAGCCGCGCCCGGCGGCGCGTGCGAGGAAGCCATTGCCGCGTGCGCGGAGGAAATCGTCGTAGAAGCCGCCGGCGCGAAAGTCAATCTGGTTATAGTCGAGGGCGCGTAGCTGCTTGGTGGACTTGTTCCCGACGTAGCGAATCTCGAACACGGCGCCTTTGATCTCCTGCTGGATGCCGAAGTTCCATTGCTGAACGTAGGGGGTCACCATGCCTGGATCCGGCATTCCGGCGGCGGCTCCGGTGGGGTCCAGTTCGTAGTTGTCCGCGAACGTTCGGGGGACTTTGAGAACCGGGACTGGCACGGCGGGACGCCCCGCGCTCAACCGTCCGCTGAGCCCGGCTTCACCGACGACGGCGGTGAGGCCATCGTTTGTGGCTCCGACGTTGTTCTCCATGGCCGCCACCAGATAATCATTGACGAAGTGGACCGAATAGCCGGCGCGGATGGAGGTTCTTCCGTACCCGAACGGGTCCCAGGCGATGCCGATGTTAGGGCCGAAGTTGTTGCGGTCCCGCCGGTAGAGTTCGCGCGTGTCGCCGTTACCGGCGAAATCGAGCGTCGCGTCCGAGAGCATGGTCTCGATGAAGTTGTTGTTCCGGAGCACGGGCATCAGCAGGAGGGAGTCGCGCTCCCGCATCGGTGTCTGATAGTCCCAACGCAGGCCGAGGTTGACGGTAAGTCCGCGGCGCAGGCGCCACTGGTCCTGTACGAACAGGGCATGATTATCGAGCTGGTAGTGGCGCCGTTGGGGTGTGCCTGGCGCGAAACCGGAAGTTCGGCTGTTCACGTTGAATGATTGATCGTAGGCGTCGATGAAGCCGCCGAGTGTGGCGAGGAGTCCGTTGGCGCCGGCGAGGTCCGCGGCGCGGATGCCGGGAAGTTCCGCGGCGGTGAGAGCCCTCTGCCCCGTACCCATTCCCAATGTGTACGTGGGCAGCACGCCGAAGTAGTTGTAGGGAGCGATCCGAACCAACTGCTGTTGGTAGCCGAACTGGAGGCTGTGGGTTCCGCGAAACCAGCTTGTTGTGTTGGCTAAGTTGTACGTGTCGGTGGCGCGCCCCTGCTGCTCGAAGTTGCTGATCGGGTAGGTGAAGGAGAGGCCCGCGATCCAATACTCCGGCGTGGGCTGGGAGTTGAGGAAATCTCCGGGCGCGAGATTGAAGCCGCCCCGGAGTTCGTTCACCACGGTTGCGGTCGGATTCGAGCGCCACGCGGCGGAAACGAGATGTGAGTGATTCTTGTTGACTACGGGCGGTACCGGCGTGAAGTCGACGCTCGCGTCGGGGCGGTCCGACAGGTCCGTGTTGTAGGCGTAGGTGACGGCTAGTGCGTTCTTCGCGGAGAAGATGTAGTCGGCCTTGGCGAGGAGATTGTTTCGGTCGCGATTGTCGCGGACCTGCTGGGAAAAGCCGATGGTGTTGCGAAGGAATCCGGGACGCGAATCGCCGGCGAGGAACGAGTTCGCGCGATCGGCCGATGGCAGCGCCTGCAGGAGGGACTGAATGGCCGGATCGATCGTTGCATTGCGGAGACCGAGTAGGTTCGCGGTTCGGACGTTACCGGCGGCGTCGGCGTACACGAACTCGCCGCGCCGGGCCGAATCGGTGAGTATCGTGCGCGTGCTCGCGCTCTGCTGTCGGTTCCGGTAGGCTTCGTAGTTCACGAAGAACAGGAGCTTGTCCTTGAATATGGGCCCGGAGAGACGCCCGCCAACCTGGTTCTGATTCAGGAAAGCTTTGTCGATTCCCGCCTGATTGTCGAACCAGTCTCCCGCCGCCATCCGGTTGTTACGGTTGTACCAGTAGAGCGCCCCGTGGTATTCGTTCGTACCCGACGGCGCGGTGAAAACCACCTGCGCGCCGCCGCCCGGCGCCACCGCGGTCGCGTTCGCGGTGGCCACCGTGAACTCGCCCACCTGGTCAAGCAGGAGTAAGTTGGGCTGATAGGTAAGGGTATTGTTCCGCAGATAATTGTCCTGGATGTTGATGCCCTCGAACGAGAGATTGGCGTAGGACGACCGCATCCCGTTTACCACCACCGTGCCACGCCCGTCGGAGACGCCGGCCTGATTGAGCAGAAGGCTGGTGAGACTGCGGTCCAGAAGCGGCAGGCGGCGAACCTGGTCATTGGTGACGGTATTGGCGACTTCGGCGCTCGTGGTTTGGACGACATCCACGCCGGCCGTGACCTCAACCGATTCAGCGACCGCGGCGATCTCCAGGCGGATCGGAGGCAGCGGAGTCTCACGGCCCACATCGATCTTCACGCGCCGTAGCGTGGTGGTTACGAAGCCCACCTGCTCGACTCGCAGATCGTAGTAGTTGGCTCCGAGCGAGGGAAACGAGAAGAGCCCTTCGGCCGACGTACGGCCCTCGATCAGCACTTGAGCCGAACCGGCGAGGGAAAGCGAGATGCCGGCGCCGGCGATGGCGGCGCCGGTGGGGTCGACGACGGACCCGGTCAATCGTCCGGCTGCCTGTGGATAGGCAGACGTCGCCACGGCGAGCGAGACGAGGAACGAGTAAAGGCTGTTTCGCATGGACACAAGCTCCCCAACGTGGAGGTTGCGTCAATCGTAAGCGTTCCAGGCGCAGGTTCCTATCGGATTGTGGCGGTTACCGTCATCACTGGGGCATGGTAGTCCTGGAACGGGGCGAGCCGGGCCGCGTCAATCAACCTTCCACCAGCGGTCGAGCGCGCCGCGCATGCGCTCGAGGACGTCAGGCGCGCGGGAAGAGAGGTCCTTGGTTTCCGCCGGATCGTGAACAATGTCGAACAATTCGGTGCGGGGTAGTGACCACGAGACGTTCGGCCGTCCGGGCCACAACTCGACGCCCCGATTGGGTAGATAGGGTACGACGAGCTTGTAGTCGCCGTCGATCATCCAGCGGTATTTGAGGTTTGCCCGAGGGTCGCGAATATCCACCGCTGTGTGCGCGAACAGCGATCCGTAGATGTCGTGACGGCGCTTTCGGGCCGTGACGTCCGTCAGGTCGATACCAGGCATTTCCGGCAGCGGCCGAAGGCCGGCCATCGGGAGAAGCGTGGTGGCCAGGTCCACGGAGGAGGCGAGAGAGCGGTCGTCGCGTTCGGGGCGAATGCGCCCGGGCGCCCATAGAATAATCGGAGTCCGAACGCCATCGTCATACGGAGAAAGCTTTGAGCGGCTCTCCCAGAACGGGATACCTTCCGTCTTCTGGGTCCAGCCGTTGTCGGCGAGATAGGCGATCACGGTGTTGTTCAGCACACCGCGTTTCTCGAGGTGTCCGAGTAACTGGCCGATGGTTTCGTCGAGCCACTCCACCATCGCGTAGTACTTGGCGATTTCGATCGGCAGGTCCTTGGCCTTGTACTTGTCGAGCAGGCGGTCCGGCGGGTTGTGGGGGGTGTGCGGCAGGAACGGTGCGTACCAGAGGAAGAAGGGATCGTCTCCGGCGCGATCGATGAAGTCGAAGACGGGCTGCATCGTTTCGCGGCCGATCTTCAGTCCCTCGTCGCCATGACGCCCGCCGCGCCTTACGTCGCCGTGCGTCATGCATTCGGTAAAGCCGCCGCAGCGGCACTCGCCTTCCCACCACTTGCCCGATTGATGCGCCACGTAGCCCTTCTTTTCGACGAGCATGCCTGCCATGGGTTTCGATTCCTGAAAGATGTCCACCATCGGCTTGCGGTTGTCCGGGTCGCGCGCTTCCCCGGCAGGGTCGTTCGAAGTGATGCGATGCTGGTGCGGGTAGAGGCCGGTCATGATCGAGGCGAGCGACGGACGGCACAACGACGTGGGCACGTAACCGCGCGTAATGGTGAGCCCCTCCTTCGCAAGCTTGTCGATGTTCGGGGTTCGAATATTGGGATGGCCCATGAAGCCGTAGTCGCGCCAGCCGTGGTCGTCGGAGATGATCAGCACGAAATTGGGCGGCGCGGCGAAAGCTGCGAGGGCGGCGGCGAAAAGCAGGAGGATTGGTCGCATCGGCCTAGGAATTATATACTCGCAAGGATCGGCGTATGATCTCCAGGCGAACTGTACTGCTGGCTCCAACCGGCGCGCTCGCGCAAGCGGCGCGGCCCCGCGTAGCGGTGCTGATGAACGTCTACTTCCCGAACTCGCACGCCGACGTATTCGTCAGCCGCCTGCTCGAAGGGCACCGGCTGAACGGGGAGAGCCACCGCCCCCGGCTGGCGACGGCCGCGTTCTGCGTGGATCAGTTCCCGGTGAACGATATGGCGCGCGAGCAGGCGGCCGAGTATGGCGTGACCGTTTATCCTGACGTTCCGAGCGCCCTGCGGCTGGGCGGCGGCAAGCTCGCGGTGGACGGCGTCGCCGTGATCGGCGAGCATGGCGATTATCCGCGCACGGCGCGCGGCAACTTCCAGTATCCGCGGTGGCGGTGGTTCGACGAGGCGACCCGCGTCATGCGCGCCGACGGGCGTGTGGTCCCGATGTTCAGCGACAAGTACTTCGCCTATGAGTGGGACGATGCGCGGCGGATGTACGACCGCGTGAAGGAGATGAAGATCCCGTTCTTCTGCGGGTCGTCATTGCCGCTGACGTGGCGACGGCCCCCGCTCGAGTTTCGACAGGGCATCGCGCTCGACGAGGTGATGGCCGTCAGCTTCTCCGATCTCGAAGAGCACGCCTACCACGCCGTGGAGTTGATGCAGGCGATGGCCGAGAAACGCCGGGGCGGGGAAACGGGCGTGACCTCCATCCGCTGCGTGGAGGGCGACGAGGTGTGGCGGCTGGGCGATGCCGGCGAATGGTCTCGCGATTTGCTGGATGCGGCGCTTGCCCGGCGCGTCAATTCCGGCTACGGGAAACGGGCCGCGCAGCCGCAGGCGATTCTCGTGCGGTACAAGGACGGCCTGCGCGGCACGATCCTGAACCTCGACGGGATGACGCGCGACTACCTCTTCGCTGCTCGCGAAAAGAGCGGCTCGGTTCACTCCTCTTGCTTCTACATTCAGCTTTACGTACACAATCATTGGGGATTCATGGTGAAGGCGTTCGAGGACCTGGTGCTCACCGGCCGGAACCCGATTCCCATCGAGCGGACGCTGCTCTCCACCGGCATCACGCTGTTCGGTCTCGAATCCCGCATACAAGGACAGAAATGGCTCGACACTCCGGAACTTTCTTCTATCTCTTACTCGTAGCAGCTGCTTCCTGGGCGCAGACACGCGAGTTAGTGGACGTTGAGGCGGTCCGGGCGGAAGGGGACACGGCAAGCTTTGTCCGTCGATTCAGCGTGCCCGCCCAGCCACGCGAAATCGCCTGCGACATCCTGGTGGCCGGCGCCGGGGCGGGTGGACTGGGCGCGGCGCTGCGAGCCGCGGAGCGCGGGCATTCCGTTTGTCTAACCGAGGAAAGCAGCTGGATCGGCGGGCAGATCACGGCGGGCGGCGTTTCCGCTCTGGACGAGAACCGGTTCATTGAGTTCGCCGGCGGCGCCCGGAATTACTACGCGATGCGCGAAGGGATTCGCCGCTATTACCGCGAACACTACACGCTGAGCGCCACAGCTCGCGCGTCGGAGAACCTGAATCCGGGAACGTGCTATGTGTCGCCGCTGTGCTTTGAGCCAAAGGTCGGCGTCGCCGTGCTCGATTCGATGCTTGCGCCGCATGGGACGAAGATTCAGTTGCTCATGCGGACGCGCATTTTCGATCTTGATATGGGCGGCGGTATGGTCCGATCCGCGCTGGCGTATCGATTCGACACCAAGGAAATAGTACGGATCCGGCCGCGGTGGGTGCTCGACGCCACCGAGTTGGGCGACCTGCTGCCGATGGCCGGCGTCCCGTACGTCACGGGTTCCGAGGCGCGGGCCGACACAGGCGAGCCGCACGCGGCTGCGGACGCCAATACAGCGTGCGTGCAGAGCTTCACCTACCCGTTTGCGATCGACGTGCGTCCGGGCGAGAATCACCGTGGGCCGAAGCCGCAGCAGTATGAGCAGTTTCGCGACGGGCAGCCGTTCGCGGTGCGGCTCTACTATCCGGAGGAGTACGGCTGGCGGGGCTGGTTTCAATACCGGATGTTCGGCGACGACCCACCGGTGCCGAATAACATGTCGCCGGGGCCTTTTTTTGGCTGGCGGCGCCTGATTGACTCGCGCAACTTCGCGGGCCCGAACGCACCGGGCGATTTGGCGCTGATCAACTGGCCGCGCCAGGACTACCATACCGAGTCCATTCTGGATCGCACGCCCGCCGACGAGGCGCGGGTCCTCCAGCAGGCCAAGCGGCTCTCGGTTGCCTTTCTGCACTGGCTGCAGACGGATCTTCCGCGCGACGACGGCAAGGGCAACGGATATCCGGAGCTACGGCTTCGCAAGGACGTCATGGGCACCGAGGATGGATTGTCGAAGGTTCCTTATTTCCGGGAGTCGCGCCGTATCGTGCCGCGGTCCGGCAGGGTTGTCGAGCAGGATATCGTCGCCGAGTACCAGCCAGGTTCCCGTGCGCGCTGGTTCGACGATTCCGTGGGGACGGCCTTCTACATGGTGGACATTCACCCATGCGGCGCCAATGAGAAGGGCCGGATGATGATGCCGAGGCCGTTCCAGGTTCCGATGAGCACGCTCGTTCCGCAGAAGGTGTCGAACCTGCTGGCGGCAGGGAAGAACATTGGAGTTACTCATCTGACGAACGGCGCCTTTCGTCTTCACCCCGTGGAGTGGAACGTGGGTGAGGCGGCGGCGACGGTGGCTAGCCTGGCATTGACGGGCGGGAGGTTTCCCGAACCGCGGATGGTGCAGCGGGAACTGGCTCGGGCAGGCGCGCCGCTCGTGTGGTTCGACGATCTGCACCCAACGCATCCGGCGTTCGCCGCGATTCAAACAGGAGCCATTGAGGGCTGGTATCCGCTGAGCGATGGCGATCTGCACGCCTCGCCGGACGCTCCGGTTTCGCGCCGCGAGGCCGCCCATGCGCTCTCGCGCTACTTCGGCGTCCCGGTGGTGGACCCGGTGCAGCTGGCTGTCGCCCGCGGGTGGATGGCCGTCGACCATCGCAACTGGTTCCACGGCGATCTGCCGTTCTATTGGACGGATATCCGGGAAGAAAAGCTCCCAGCCCCATTGCCGGCGGCGCGCGGCGGGCGGACCGGTCCGGTGAAGCGGGCCGAATTCGCGGAGCGTCTGGCGGCGACGCGTTAACGGCGGCCGCTGAGGTAGAACGTCTTCACCAGATCCATGGCCGGCTTGCGCCACGGAGTCATGGAGTTGTTGTCCGGGCCGCCGTAGCCATTGGTCCCAACTTTCCACCAGTAGACCCCGTAGAACCACTCTTTCTCGTAGAACGACTCGAGCAGAGCACGGTAACAGCGTTCCTGCTCGGCCAGCGAGATCGGCTTGTCTGTCTCGTCTTCCCACGGCGCACGATGGGCGTTCTCCACGGCCGAGTAACCGGCCTCGGTGAAGATCACCGGCTTGTTGAACTTACTGTGGACGGCGGTAATGCGCCGGGCCATGTCGGCGGTGGAGTAGTCGTCGGGCAGCGGGTAGTAGTTGTCGATCCCGATGTAATCGAGCGCATCCCAGAAGGCCACGGACTCGAACTCCGGACCATGATTGGCGGCGTAGGTAAGTGGACCGTGATAGACCCGCCGCACCTCGGTGATGATGCGACGCCATTCGTCCGCGTAGGCGGTGGCGGCGGCGAGTTCGGTGCCGATGGCGAACAACGACGCGTGAATCGACTCGGCCAGGCGCGCGTAGTGGACAATGAACCCGCCATACTGTTCGAACCAGGCGCGGCGAAAATCGGGGTCGTGCATCTGCTCCATCCGAACGCGCCACACGTGCGGTTTCAGCATCACACTCATCCCCTTGCTCTGCGCGAGCGCGGCAAGAATGCGGATACCATCGTCGTTCTCCCAACTTCCGGCGCCGGCCGGCTGAATGCGGAGCGGACCGCCGCCGCGGCCGTTGAACCCGTAGGGAACGAGCGCGATCGCGTTGACGCCGTAGGCCGGGAGCTGGGTGAGCATCTCTCTCGCCGCCGGCGAATCATAGGCCACGCCGCCTTCGGCCGTGAAGCTCACGCCTCGTTGAAAGAAGTCGCGCTGGTAGCCGTTGTGCGGCGGCCTGGGGATCGATTCGAGCACCCGCCGATTTTCCGTGATGCGAACGTTGGCGCGATGGGATGGAAGCCACCAGGAGATTCCGGCAAGCGAGGCCGAGAGGAGAAGGCCGGCCGCGGCCGGGCGCCACGAGAGCAGCGCAGGCTCTGCCACGGAATTTCGCACGCGCGACAAGACGAGGAGGATCGCGACCGCGCCGGACAGCCCGGCCGCCGACCGCGCCGGATAGGGTCGCGTGAGGGAAACAAACGGCATGGCGATCGCCGCCAGAAGAACGGTGCCGGCGGACCAGGATAGGGAAAGGCGCGTCCGGCGGAGCGCCGCCACCAGGAGCGCCGCCGCCGCCAGCAGCCCCACCCACGGCATCCAGAAACGGCGCGGCCCGAATGCGAACGCGCCCCAGAACAGCGCGGGAGAGAGCGCCGACATCGAAACGGCGCAGGCGGCAACCCGTCCGCCGCGCCACAGCCAGACCGCGGCCGCCGCGGTGAGCGCGGCCTGAAGCCAGAGCGCCTGCCGCAGATCCACCATGCGGAAGGCCCCGGGAGCGGTGAGCGTGATCGCCGCAAGCGTGATCCAGGCGACCGGGTAGGCCCAGGCGATGAACGCCGCCCATGTCCAGAAGCGGGATTGCATGTTACCGCCAGCGTAGCAGGCATCCGCGTTAGAATGAAGGGGTTTTCCAATGAGGGTCCGTCTTCATCCCATCGTTTTTGCCGCCGCCGCGGCGCTTGTGTCGGTGAGTTGCAAGACCGGCACGCCGGCCAATGTTGCGGCGGAAGTCAACGGCCGGCCGATCAGTTTCGACGATCTCGACAAACAGTACAAGCTCCAGTTTCAGTCGCCCAGCCCGGAGAGCAGTGAAGACCAGGTGGCGATCCAAAAGCTGGAGATCCTGCGGAGCATGGTGGACAACGAGATCATGCTGCAACGGGCCGAAAAGCTGAGCCTGGTGGCGCTCGATAGTGACGTTGAGGCGCGCTTCAACGATATCAAGGCGCCCTACACGCAGGAAGAGTTCCAGCGGCAGTTGAACGCCCGAAAGATCACCGCTGAGGAGTTCAAGGCGCAGCTCCGGCGAGACCTGAGCATCCAGAAACTGTTCAACAAGGAGATCACGTCGAAGATTTCCATCACTGACAAAGACGTCGCCGACTTCTACAACGCCAACAAGGCGAGCTTCAACCTCGCCGAACCGCAAGTGCACCTGGCGCAGATTCTGGTGACGCCGACGCCGGACCCCAATGTCCGCAATCTCAAGAGCGACAAGGCGATCAATGACGATCAGGCGCGGCAGAAGATCCAGATGATCGAGGCGCGGCTGAAACAAGGCGAGGATTTCGCGATGCTGGCGCAGGCTTTCTCCGAGGACGCCAATACGGCTTCGAACGGCGGCGACCTCGGCTTCGTGCCCGAATCGTCGCTCGAACAGGCCCACCCGGAGCTGCGCAAGATGGTGATGGCGCTCCAGCCGGGGCAGAGCTCGCCGATCGTGCGTACGCCCGAAGGCTACCGCATCCTGCGCGTGGTTTCGAAGGAACCCGCGGGGCAGCGCGAACTGAACGATCCGCGAGTGCAGCAGACCATCCGCGAGACGCTCATCAACCGCAAGGATCAGCTTCTCAAGGCCGTCTATTACGAAATCGCGCGCAATGAGGCCAAGGTGGCGAACTACTACGCGCAGGGATTGTTCAGCAAATTCAGCGAGGGCAAGTAGTCTACTTCGCCGGCTCGGCGGGGGCGGCGGTTTCGGATTTCATCCGCTCGCCCCTGCGCACCTGCTCGAAGTACTGCTGGACGTAGTGCTGCAGCGCTTCAGGAACCTGGTCGCGATGGATTTCGCCGCCGGCCTCACGGTGCGTCCCTTCGCGTTGTGAGTACTGCGTACGGAGTTGCTGCTGCTTGCTGCTCTGCACCTCCACCATCACCTCGCCGGTGATGTTCTGCGCGCGTTTGCCGAAAATCTCGCTCAGCTTGCCCATCGCGGCCACTTGTTCGGCGTTCTGGATGTCCTTGGCGCCATCCTGCTTACCCATGCCCGATTGCGATTCGTTGGGCGTGCCGGCGTCGGAACCTTTGTCGTTGTTCCGGCCTTGGCCGGACTGCGCCTGCTGCTGCTCGCCCTGCTGGCCCTCGGCGTTCGGATCGTCGGAAGGGCTGCCCTGGCCTTGCGGCTGGCCCTGGCCCTTTTCGCCCTTTTGGCCCGCGCCGGATTGCTTGCCGTTGGCGTCCTTCTGCCCGCCATCCTTCTGGCTCGCACCGGCTTGGCGCTGCTGCCCGGCCTGCTGCGGAATCTTCAGCTTCGACATCAGATTCGCCATCGCGTCCTTCATCTTGTTCATCAGGCTTTCGTTGTCGCCGCCGGCGCCCTTGCGCGGAGCTTCCTTCGATGGGTCACCCTTTTCTCCCCCGCCTTCGCCGCCATCTTTTGAGGAATCCGCGGCGCCTTCCTTGCCTTCGCCGGATTCGCGATCGCCTTCGTCGCCGGCTTCGGTGGATTCATCCACTTCGTCGCCGGCGGCCTTCACCTCGGTCTGCTTGGTGCGCGCGGAAGCGGAGGGGTCCTCGCCCTGCGTGGTATCCGGGACATCCACCTGGCTCAAGGCGGCTTCAGTGGCGGCGTCGAGCTCCTGCGTCGGGGCGTCGGGGTTGTCGATGGGGATCGCCAGCGGATCGTCGCTGGAGCGTTTGTTGCCCCTCTTGTCGTAGCGCGCGGTCTTTTCCGGACCCGGTTGGAACAGCGCGGCCATCGGTTCCACGATCGGCTTTTCGAGATCGAGCGAGCCGTGCAATCCGTACCGCAACACGCCGAGCCCGGCGACGGCGGCCGCAAGGGCCAGCATCGGCGCCGCGGATTTCGGCGCGGACCACGGCATGGCAAGCGCCGGTTGCAGGGTTCCGGCGATCGAGTTCGCATCCTCGCGTTGCATGTCGACGATGGCGGCCTCGCCAAGTCTCGGGGAAACACCGGGCGATGCGAAGTGGAAGGCGGTGGAGATCGCGTCGTGCAGGGAAAGCCGCCGGTCCACGGTTTGCGCCACCTGGTACGGGGAAGGGAAGTAGCGCCAGGTACGGTAAGCGCTCAGCGCGGCGCCCCCGAGAAACAGCACCAGCAGCCAGTGCCAGTCGAGGATCTGCGTGCCGAGGAGCAGCAGCAGGATTGCGCCGCCGAGA
This DNA window, taken from Bryobacteraceae bacterium, encodes the following:
- a CDS encoding TonB-dependent receptor; the protein is MRNSLYSFLVSLAVATSAYPQAAGRLTGSVVDPTGAAIAGAGISLSLAGSAQVLIEGRTSAEGLFSFPSLGANYYDLRVEQVGFVTTTLRRVKIDVGRETPLPPIRLEIAAVAESVEVTAGVDVVQTTSAEVANTVTNDQVRRLPLLDRSLTSLLLNQAGVSDGRGTVVVNGMRSSYANLSFEGINIQDNYLRNNTLTYQPNLLLLDQVGEFTVATANATAVAPGGGAQVVFTAPSGTNEYHGALYWYNRNNRMAAGDWFDNQAGIDKAFLNQNQVGGRLSGPIFKDKLLFFVNYEAYRNRQQSASTRTILTDSARRGEFVYADAAGNVRTANLLGLRNATIDPAIQSLLQALPSADRANSFLAGDSRPGFLRNTIGFSQQVRDNRDRNNLLAKADYIFSAKNALAVTYAYNTDLSDRPDASVDFTPVPPVVNKNHSHLVSAAWRSNPTATVVNELRGGFNLAPGDFLNSQPTPEYWIAGLSFTYPISNFEQQGRATDTYNLANTTSWFRGTHSLQFGYQQQLVRIAPYNYFGVLPTYTLGMGTGQRALTAAELPGIRAADLAGANGLLATLGGFIDAYDQSFNVNSRTSGFAPGTPQRRHYQLDNHALFVQDQWRLRRGLTVNLGLRWDYQTPMRERDSLLLMPVLRNNNFIETMLSDATLDFAGNGDTRELYRRDRNNFGPNIGIAWDPFGYGRTSIRAGYSVHFVNDYLVAAMENNVGATNDGLTAVVGEAGLSGRLSAGRPAVPVPVLKVPRTFADNYELDPTGAAAGMPDPGMVTPYVQQWNFGIQQEIKGAVFEIRYVGNKSTKQLRALDYNQIDFRAGGFYDDFLRARGNGFLARAAGRGFDPRFNSAIPGSQRTPVFDSFVGGGLLTNGAVAGLIETGEVSQLAHIYTQVGFAPFSFYRNEFIYGANVMTNFSNSSYHSLQIEARRRLRNGISFQTSYTFSKVLSDALGDGQVLFEPFLDFNNSKIERARAPFDLTHSWKANFIYELPFGAGRRFATSGAWSRIAGGWSVSGFLGWQSGTPFSVLSTRGTLNRSGTRSNSNTVNTTLNAHQLDDVVRFTMTGDGPRFIDARFVGPDGRGVAGDGAQFNGQVFFNPDPGSVGALQRRRFTGPTAFSFDGGIQKLTRVTERHSVEIRMEAKNILNHPAFYVGDETSAGSAARFNVNSTRFGLITQTFYDRRAIQFGLYWRF
- a CDS encoding sulfatase-like hydrolase/transferase, whose protein sequence is MRPILLLFAAALAAFAAPPNFVLIISDDHGWRDYGFMGHPNIRTPNIDKLAKEGLTITRGYVPTSLCRPSLASIMTGLYPHQHRITSNDPAGEARDPDNRKPMVDIFQESKPMAGMLVEKKGYVAHQSGKWWEGECRCGGFTECMTHGDVRRGGRHGDEGLKIGRETMQPVFDFIDRAGDDPFFLWYAPFLPHTPHNPPDRLLDKYKAKDLPIEIAKYYAMVEWLDETIGQLLGHLEKRGVLNNTVIAYLADNGWTQKTEGIPFWESRSKLSPYDDGVRTPIILWAPGRIRPERDDRSLASSVDLATTLLPMAGLRPLPEMPGIDLTDVTARKRRHDIYGSLFAHTAVDIRDPRANLKYRWMIDGDYKLVVPYLPNRGVELWPGRPNVSWSLPRTELFDIVHDPAETKDLSSRAPDVLERMRGALDRWWKVD
- a CDS encoding FAD-dependent oxidoreductase, which produces MARHSGTFFYLLLVAAASWAQTRELVDVEAVRAEGDTASFVRRFSVPAQPREIACDILVAGAGAGGLGAALRAAERGHSVCLTEESSWIGGQITAGGVSALDENRFIEFAGGARNYYAMREGIRRYYREHYTLSATARASENLNPGTCYVSPLCFEPKVGVAVLDSMLAPHGTKIQLLMRTRIFDLDMGGGMVRSALAYRFDTKEIVRIRPRWVLDATELGDLLPMAGVPYVTGSEARADTGEPHAAADANTACVQSFTYPFAIDVRPGENHRGPKPQQYEQFRDGQPFAVRLYYPEEYGWRGWFQYRMFGDDPPVPNNMSPGPFFGWRRLIDSRNFAGPNAPGDLALINWPRQDYHTESILDRTPADEARVLQQAKRLSVAFLHWLQTDLPRDDGKGNGYPELRLRKDVMGTEDGLSKVPYFRESRRIVPRSGRVVEQDIVAEYQPGSRARWFDDSVGTAFYMVDIHPCGANEKGRMMMPRPFQVPMSTLVPQKVSNLLAAGKNIGVTHLTNGAFRLHPVEWNVGEAAATVASLALTGGRFPEPRMVQRELARAGAPLVWFDDLHPTHPAFAAIQTGAIEGWYPLSDGDLHASPDAPVSRREAAHALSRYFGVPVVDPVQLAVARGWMAVDHRNWFHGDLPFYWTDIREEKLPAPLPAARGGRTGPVKRAEFAERLAATR
- a CDS encoding peptidylprolyl isomerase, producing the protein MRVRLHPIVFAAAAALVSVSCKTGTPANVAAEVNGRPISFDDLDKQYKLQFQSPSPESSEDQVAIQKLEILRSMVDNEIMLQRAEKLSLVALDSDVEARFNDIKAPYTQEEFQRQLNARKITAEEFKAQLRRDLSIQKLFNKEITSKISITDKDVADFYNANKASFNLAEPQVHLAQILVTPTPDPNVRNLKSDKAINDDQARQKIQMIEARLKQGEDFAMLAQAFSEDANTASNGGDLGFVPESSLEQAHPELRKMVMALQPGQSSPIVRTPEGYRILRVVSKEPAGQRELNDPRVQQTIRETLINRKDQLLKAVYYEIARNEAKVANYYAQGLFSKFSEGK